The DNA segment GAGTTTTGAAGAACAGCAAGAGCGCGCCGCGGAAGGGCTGGCGAAGCTCGGCGAGTATTGCGCGACGTTGGGATTGAACACGATTGTGGAAAATCATGGCGGGCTGTCGTCGAACGGCAATTGGTTGTCCGGCGTCATGCGGATGGTCAACCGACCGAACGTCGGAACGCTGCCGGATTTCGGCAACTTCTGGATTGATCACGCCAAGAATGAACAATACGACCGCTACCTGGGCGTGGAACAAATGATGCCGTTCGCCAAGGGCGTGAGTGCCAAGTCGAATGACTTCGACGCCGCCGGCAACGAAACCACCACCGATTACCGGCTCATGTTGAAGATCGTGAAAGACGCGGGCTATCGCAGTTTCATCGGCATCGAATACGAAGGCTCGCGACTCAGCGAATACGATGGCGTTCGCGCCACCAAAGCGCTGTTGGAAAAAGTGCGCGACGAACTGGCGTAAGCGACGTCCCGCAACTCAGCCCGGCTTCTGGAACAGAACAATGCGGTTCGTGTTCGTGCCCTGGCTCATGTTGTTCACGCCCCAGCAGTTTGCCGTTTTGGTGAAGGCTTGATCGTTGATCAACACCAGCACGGGCACCAGGCCGACGGCGACTCCACACGGCAGTACGGTTTCTTCCAGCTTGGTTTTGCCGCCGTGAATCTCGCCGACTTCGAAGGCTAGAAATCCGCCCGGCTTGAGCAGACGAAATAGCTCGCGCATCACCGCCGTCATTACTGCTGCCCAGTCGCCCAATTTTCGGGGTGTGGTCAGGGTGATCGAATCGGCCTCCAGACCGAGGAACCAGCAGCGCAACCAGTTATCCTGGGCGTATTGCACCACGTTCAGAAACGGCGGCGAGGTGACGATCAGTGCGACCGATTCGTCCGGCAAGACCGAGGTGGCATCCGCCGGGCAGTTGGTGAAGCGCGCCGCTCCCGCCACCCCTTGGAGCGTTTGCCGGACCTCATCCGTCACGTCGCCCAAAAGTTGGCGCGACTTCTTCAGCATGAGCTTCACAACCTCGCGCCGCGGTGGGGTTTGATTTCGTTTGGTGTTGATCTTGCGCTGAGAGGCAATGCTGACCGCTTGATTGGGCGGGAGTGTATAGACCGAGAAAAATCCGGCAGAATGACCGGTAAGCCGGTTGAGCGCCACCATGCGCAACCAGGCGTCCGTTGCTGTGGCTGCCGTCGTGGCGTGGCTCTGACCGGCGGGAGCCGGTGGGAGGCTATTGCGGAAGTGTTTTTTTAGCGCGCAAATTTCACGGAGCGTGTCGGGATGATAAAACACCAGCAGATCCTCAGGAAATTCGTCGTGGTCGGTCAGATTGATTTCCTGCAAGCGCGCGGTGAGGTCTGCCAAGGTCGGCGGGCGTAAGCGCGGTTGCGTGAGCGCGAAGCTCAATGGATTGAGATCATTGCCCCACGGAATGCGACCGAGCAAAGCCGCTTCGAGCGGGGTCGTCCCGCGACCCATGAACGGGTCATAGACGATGTCGCCGGGTTGCGTGAGGCGTTCGATGAAAAAGCGCGGAAGCTGTGGCTTGAAACAGGCGCGATAGGAAATTTCATGCAGCGAACTCGCCTGACGCTGTCGCGCCGTCCAGAACTCATTGACGAAAGTAGGAGTTTGCCGCGTGCGTCCATCGTCCGCGAAAGCGGTGGTGAGACACTTCGTCGCTTGGCTGAACTCGGCGAAATCGCGTAATTGCGCTGCAAAATATGGCGCTCGATGGTGTTTCTGAACTGGCGTGGTAACGGCGTCTGACATAATCAGGAGGCAACTTTAGCAGGCGAATGGAGGCGGCCAAACAAGTTTTATGCCGTCCTCCACAAAATCTTAACGAAGTTGAAAATTGGGTTGAAGAACGAGCCGACTGGGGCATTTTCCCCTCCACGGTTGGAAACTGAAATTATGAAAATTGCCATTGTTGGTCTGGGTTATGTGGGGTTGCCGTTGTGTTTGCAGTTTGCGCGCAGCGGCGTGGAAGTCATCGGGTTGGATGTGGATGCCAAGAAGGTTAAATCCATCAATTCCGGTCGCAGTTACATCGCGCACATTGATGCCTCAAACATCCGCGAGATGGTGCAGGCGGGGCGACTCACTGCTTCCGCCGATTTTGCCCGGGTAAAAGAAGTCGAAGCGGTCATCATTTGTGTGCCGACGCCGCTGAATAAGAATCGCGAGCCGGACATTTCGTACATCGTCAACACCGGCAAGGCCATCGCCCGGCACCTGCAAAAGGGCGCACTGGTCGTATTGGAATCCACCACGTATCCCGGCACCACCGACACGGATTTACGGGAAGTCTTGGAGATCGGTTCAGGCCTGGTCGCGGGGAAGGATTTTCATCTGGCCTTCTCGCCGGAACGCGAAGACCCGAGCAACCCGGACAGTCAGGTGGCCAACATTCCGAAAGTGGTGGGAGGCTTGACGCCGGCGTGTCTGGCCCGCGCCCAGGCGTTGTATGGGAAGGCGATTCGGACGTTGGTACCGGTGTCATCGTGCCGGGCGGCGGAGGCGACGAAGCTGTTGGAGAACATCTTTCGGAGTGTGAACATCGCGTTGGTGAACGAGTTAAAGATGGTGTATGAGGCGATGGGGATCGACGTGTGGGAAGTGATTGGGGCGGCGAAGACGAAGCCGTTTGGGTTCATGGCGTTTTATCCCGGACCGGGATTGGGAGGGCATTGCATTCCGATTGACCCGTTTTATCTGACGTGGAAGGCGCGGGAATATGGGCAGGCGACCCGGTTCATCGAGTTGGCGGGAGAAGTGAACACGGCGATGCCGGAGTACGTGTTACACCACGTGGCGGACGCGCTGAACGAGCGGCAC comes from the Verrucomicrobiia bacterium genome and includes:
- a CDS encoding sugar phosphate isomerase/epimerase translates to MNRRQFIQISSLFAAGISMAALSGCSSPRSASAKPWFQISLAEWSFHHALFGKQMTNLDFPKIARREFDIHGVEYVNQFFKDKADDQAYLKELHSICDGEGIRSVLIMCDGEGNLGDPEAQKRAQAVQNHHRWARAARFLGCHSIRVNAATGGVGSFEEQQERAAEGLAKLGEYCATLGLNTIVENHGGLSSNGNWLSGVMRMVNRPNVGTLPDFGNFWIDHAKNEQYDRYLGVEQMMPFAKGVSAKSNDFDAAGNETTTDYRLMLKIVKDAGYRSFIGIEYEGSRLSEYDGVRATKALLEKVRDELA
- a CDS encoding nucleotide sugar dehydrogenase, whose translation is MKIAIVGLGYVGLPLCLQFARSGVEVIGLDVDAKKVKSINSGRSYIAHIDASNIREMVQAGRLTASADFARVKEVEAVIICVPTPLNKNREPDISYIVNTGKAIARHLQKGALVVLESTTYPGTTDTDLREVLEIGSGLVAGKDFHLAFSPEREDPSNPDSQVANIPKVVGGLTPACLARAQALYGKAIRTLVPVSSCRAAEATKLLENIFRSVNIALVNELKMVYEAMGIDVWEVIGAAKTKPFGFMAFYPGPGLGGHCIPIDPFYLTWKAREYGQATRFIELAGEVNTAMPEYVLHHVADALNERHKSVKGSRVLLLGLAYKANVDDDRESPSYVLMDLLKRRGAHVAYYDPHVPVIRPTREHAHWAGTKSVAWNQETIASYDLVLIATAHRAVNYAELADWAQVIVDTRNVMTDYPAAKVKLRKA
- a CDS encoding site-specific DNA-methyltransferase, whose translation is MSDAVTTPVQKHHRAPYFAAQLRDFAEFSQATKCLTTAFADDGRTRQTPTFVNEFWTARQRQASSLHEISYRACFKPQLPRFFIERLTQPGDIVYDPFMGRGTTPLEAALLGRIPWGNDLNPLSFALTQPRLRPPTLADLTARLQEINLTDHDEFPEDLLVFYHPDTLREICALKKHFRNSLPPAPAGQSHATTAATATDAWLRMVALNRLTGHSAGFFSVYTLPPNQAVSIASQRKINTKRNQTPPRREVVKLMLKKSRQLLGDVTDEVRQTLQGVAGAARFTNCPADATSVLPDESVALIVTSPPFLNVVQYAQDNWLRCWFLGLEADSITLTTPRKLGDWAAVMTAVMRELFRLLKPGGFLAFEVGEIHGGKTKLEETVLPCGVAVGLVPVLVLINDQAFTKTANCWGVNNMSQGTNTNRIVLFQKPG